One region of Carassius carassius chromosome 41, fCarCar2.1, whole genome shotgun sequence genomic DNA includes:
- the LOC132123417 gene encoding caspase-8-like, with protein MDKKKFLDRICQNKVFLLETLSVEHDLILQYVQQAKLITQRDYTNLSDIPEKERRVIKLLDKIMGKGEEICRQFIDLLGQDHMLENFPALKNHAILACQLQEVTAYKMTRIPRGICIIINNVQFMNLPERRGSDEDQNYLDRVFRWLGFEVVKHRNTTAAEMTILLEDLGQTVDGDCFVCCVLSHGSNGGVCGTDGSCVSVNEIRRPFTGVNCQRLAGKPKLFFIQACRYGGSYQESYGGSEMEVDTDFLIARATTDGHMSFRKKDGTLFIQSLCQNLEKLCPMGTDIQTILLSVNKDVSSKEMINRKQMPIYEVALTKKLILRPVSH; from the exons atggacaaaaaaaaatttttggacAGAATTTGCCAAAATAAAGTCTTCCTCTTGGAGACTTTATCTGTAGAGCATGATCTAATCTTGCAATATGTGCAGCAGGCTAAACTTATTACTCAGCGTGACTACACAAATCTCTCCGATATTCCTGAAAAAGAGAGGAGAGTCATCAAACTACTTGACAAAATCATGGGAAAAGGGGAGGAAATATGTCGCCAATTCATAGACCTTTTAGGACAGGATCATATGTTGGAAAATTTTCCAGCATTAAAGAATCATGCCATTTTGGCTTGTCAATTGCAAGAG GTGACTGCATACAAGATGACACGAATTCCACGTGGTAtctgcataatcatcaataatgtACAATTTATGAACTTGCCTGAAAGAAGGGGATCAGATGAGGaccaaa ACTATCTTGACAGAGTTTTCCGCTGGCTGGGGTTTGAGGTGGTAAAACACAGAAATACAACTGCAGCTGAAATGACAATACTTCTGGAAGACCTGGGGCAGACAGTAGATGGAGACTGCTTTGTATGCTGTGTCCTCTCCCATGGCAGTAATGGAGGAGTCTGTGGAACTGATGGCAGTTGTGTTTCTGTTAATGAAATACGGAGGCCATTTACTGGCGTTAACTGCCAGAGGCTAGCCGGCAAGCCCAAACTGTTTTTTATACAGGCATGTCGTTATGGTGGCTCTTACCAAGAAAGTTATGGGGGGTCCGAGATGGAGGTGGACACAGATTTCCTTATTGCCAGGGCAACCACTGACGGCCACATGTCTTTTAGAAAGAAAGATGGCACCCTTTTTATTCAGTCACTTTGCCAAAACCTAGAGAAACTTTGTCCAAT GGGTACCGACATCCAGACAATCCTGCTTTCTGTGAATAAGGATGTAAGCAGTAAGGAAATGATTAATAGGAAACAAatgcctatttatgaagttgccCTGACGAAGAAATTGATCCTGCGGCCAGTTAGCCACTGA